One Engystomops pustulosus chromosome 7, aEngPut4.maternal, whole genome shotgun sequence DNA window includes the following coding sequences:
- the CCDC32 gene encoding coiled-coil domain-containing protein 32 isoform X1 — protein MSEYTAPMRMIESLDSDDVVSSKDMWAEICPSTPDVQELTPSDTFTDSFLCPGETPHNVGSFDSPKPWAPLQDSEIYLATLERRLQKIKGQSSELTSKDMLLSLGQAKKECWDRFLQESSDRETYIGSSEIDNSKLEHLKRWLQPEKVAINAEEVQCLIPGVPPAINGENEQDSSSAEH, from the exons atgtcag AGTACACAGCACCAATGAGGATGATAGAGAGCCTCGATTCAGATGACGTGGTCTCCAGCAAGGACATGTGGGCTGAGATTTGCCCCAGTACCCCAGACGTCCAGGAGTTGACCCCATCAGACACCTTTACAGACTCTTTCTTGTGTCCTGGTGAAACGCCCCACAATGTCGGATCATTTGACTCCCCAAAACCTTGGGCCCCGTTACAAGATTCTGAAATCTACTTGGCGACTTTAG AACGCAGGTTGCAGAAGATTAAAGGTCAGAGCAGTGAACTGACATCCAAGGACATGTTACTCTCACTAGGGCAAGCTAAAAAGGAATGCTGGGACAGATTTCTCCAGGAATCCTCCGACAGAGAAACTTATATTGGATCAAGTGAAATTGACAACAG CAAGCTGGAACATCTGAAGAGGTGGCTGCAGCCGGAGAAGGTGGCTATAAACGCAGAGGAAGTACAGTGTCTAATCCCTGGCGTACCTCCGGCTATAAATGGCGAAAATGAGCAGGACTCTTCTTCTGCCGAgcactga
- the CCDC32 gene encoding coiled-coil domain-containing protein 32 isoform X2: protein MRMIESLDSDDVVSSKDMWAEICPSTPDVQELTPSDTFTDSFLCPGETPHNVGSFDSPKPWAPLQDSEIYLATLERRLQKIKGQSSELTSKDMLLSLGQAKKECWDRFLQESSDRETYIGSSEIDNSKLEHLKRWLQPEKVAINAEEVQCLIPGVPPAINGENEQDSSSAEH from the exons ATGAGGATGATAGAGAGCCTCGATTCAGATGACGTGGTCTCCAGCAAGGACATGTGGGCTGAGATTTGCCCCAGTACCCCAGACGTCCAGGAGTTGACCCCATCAGACACCTTTACAGACTCTTTCTTGTGTCCTGGTGAAACGCCCCACAATGTCGGATCATTTGACTCCCCAAAACCTTGGGCCCCGTTACAAGATTCTGAAATCTACTTGGCGACTTTAG AACGCAGGTTGCAGAAGATTAAAGGTCAGAGCAGTGAACTGACATCCAAGGACATGTTACTCTCACTAGGGCAAGCTAAAAAGGAATGCTGGGACAGATTTCTCCAGGAATCCTCCGACAGAGAAACTTATATTGGATCAAGTGAAATTGACAACAG CAAGCTGGAACATCTGAAGAGGTGGCTGCAGCCGGAGAAGGTGGCTATAAACGCAGAGGAAGTACAGTGTCTAATCCCTGGCGTACCTCCGGCTATAAATGGCGAAAATGAGCAGGACTCTTCTTCTGCCGAgcactga